The Thermosynechococcus sp. CL-1 genomic interval AAGGCACGCTACCTCTATATCTATCAAGGCCGGATGGCTATTGAAAAAAATGTTGAAGCGCTGCTGCGCTCTTGGTGTGCAGCGGAAATGCCGCCTGATTGTAAGTTGCTAATGGTGGGTGGCGGTGCCCTGATGCCCTCCTTGATGGCCAATTATGGTCCGGATCAAAATATTCTCTGGCTGGGCTCAATCGTTAATGATCAAGAGCGGCTGCAAATTTTACGGGGCTGTGATGTGTTCATTTTGCCCTCGCAAATTGAGGGGTTATCCCTGTCGCTCCTAGAGGCAATGGCCTGTGGCTTGGCCTGCTTGGCCACCGATGTCGGTGCTGATGGTGAAGTGCTCACTGGAGCAGGGATTGTCTTGAATCCCCAGTATGTGAAAACCCAGTTGCAAACGCTCTTGCCTATTTTTTATCAGCATCCGGAAATGATTCGCCTGCTGGGGGACAAAGCCCGCAAACGGGTGCTTGAGCACTATAGCCTCAGTCACAACTTGGATCGCCTCGAAGCCTGCTACCAAGAACTAATGGCTTCGTATTCTTTGGCGCGCCCGGCGGCTAAGGTGAAAAGCTAGCTCTCTCTAATCTGGCAAACGCTCAAAGCGAGCATTGAGACAACACCACTCCTGCCGTCGCCAGACACTGCCTAGGCTCCAGCCCTGTTGTTCCAGTTGCGCCGCTACGCGATCCGCTTGATCCAAAAGAATGCCACTAAAGATGCCCCAACCTTTGGGTTTCACAATTGCCGGCAAGTGGGGCAGAATCTCGATAATCACCGGTGCCAAAATGTTGCAGACAAGGCCATCCACCAGTTCGAGGACTTGCTCCCAACTCCCTTGCTTGACAATCAACTGGTCGGCTCTGATGCCATTGAGTTCTGCATTGCGTTGGGTGGCAGTGACCGCAAGATCCGAGGTATCCACAGCATAGGCTTTTTGTGCCCCTAGCAAGAGGCTGGCGATCGCCAGAATGCCGCTACCACAGCCAATATCAGCCATCACCGTGGGCGGCAGCGGCTCAAAGGTTTGATCCAATTGCATTTCCAAGGCCTCAAGGCAAAGCTGGGTGGTTTCATGGGTGCCGGTGCCAAAGGCCATGCCAGGATCCAGTTTGATCACTAAGCGGGTGTTGCCGAGGGGTGGGGTTTCCCAAGCCGGACAAATCAGCAGGCGATCGCCCACCGGTATTGGATGCCAATAGGCTTGCCAACTATGGGCCCAATCCTGTTCATTCACCAACTGCCAGTGGAGTTTTGGCGAGAGGTAGCCCTGCGCCACCACATCTTGCTCAATCCAAACCCCTAGGGCAGCAATGTCCAGTAGTGTCACCTGCTGCTGCGGCACATAGCCTTGGATCAACACCCGCCCCTGCTGTTGCTGGGTTGCCGTACCTTGACAGCCAAAGGATTGAAGGCGCCAATAGACCAGCTCTTCCGCTTCAGCTTGACAAGTGACGGTAATTTCCCACCAACGTTGTACCACAGCCGTGCCTACAGATTCACGATATAGGCATCACGAATACCGGGGACTTTCAAGATTTCCTCCAAGAGGCCTTCGGGTAGGGGATCGTCCAAGCTAATCACCATCACCGCATTGCCACGTACCATCTTGCGTCCCACCTGCATACTGGCAATGTTGACATTAAAGCTCCCCAACTGGGTGCCAATTTTACCAATGATGCCGGGCATATCGCGGTGCAGCGTCAGCAACATATAACGGGTTGGCGCCACACTAATGGGAAAGTCATCAATACTGGTGATGCGCAATTCACTGTGAGCCAGCAAGGCACCAGACACCGAGCGGGTTTCCGAGGGACTCTTGGCAATCAATGTCAGCGACCCCGCATAATCCCGTTGCGATTCATCGCGGGTTTCGACAACGCGAATTCCCCGTTCTTTGGCCTCTAACCCAGCATTTACATAGTTGACCCGCTCCCGCAGCGCTGGTGAGAGTAGCCCCTTCAAAGCGGCAATCACAATGGGTTGACTGTCATTGGTGGCTAGTTCCCCTTGCAAACGGACTTCCAGAGACTCGACCCGACCGCCCGCCAACTGCCCCACCAAGTTACCTAGGGTTTCTGCCAACTGCATGTAGGGCGCCAATTTCTCAAGAACATCGGGACGCAGACCGGGAATATTCACCGCCGATCGCGCCGGCAACCCTAGGAGCACATCGCGAATCTGTTCGGCAACGTCAATGGCCACATTTACCTGTGCTTCTTCCGTGGAAGCCCCCAAGTGGGGAGTCAAGATGGCTTCCATCCCCAAGGCACGCAGCGGAGACTCCGCCTCAAGGGGTTCAGTTTCAAAGACATCGAGGGCAGCCCCCGCCAACTTACCTGTCTTGAGCGCCTCCACAAGCGCTGCCTCATCAATAATGCCCCCCCGCGCACAGTTAATGATGCGGGCTGTGGGCTTCATCTTGGCAATGGTTTTGGCGTTAATCAGATGCTGGGTTTCCGGAGTTTTTGGCAGGTGCAGTGTAATAAAGTCGGATTCAGCAAAGAGAACATCCAACTCCACGAGGCGGCAGCCCAGTTGTTCGGCGCGTTCCGTAGATAGGTAGGGATCGTAAGCAAGAAGTTTCATGCCCATAGCACGGGCAACGGTGGCCACGTGGGAGCCGATTTTTCCTAGGCCAATAATGCCCAAGGTTTTCTTATAAATCTCTACACCCGTAAAACGTTTGCGATCCCATTGACCTGCTTTCACCGCAGCATTCGCATCAGGAATATGCCGAGCAAGGGAGAGCATCATCGCCAAGGTGTGCTCCGCAGCAGCAATGGTGTTGCCCTCTGGGGAGTTGACCACCATGATCCCTTTACGGG includes:
- the prmA gene encoding 50S ribosomal protein L11 methyltransferase — encoded protein: MVQRWWEITVTCQAEAEELVYWRLQSFGCQGTATQQQQGRVLIQGYVPQQQVTLLDIAALGVWIEQDVVAQGYLSPKLHWQLVNEQDWAHSWQAYWHPIPVGDRLLICPAWETPPLGNTRLVIKLDPGMAFGTGTHETTQLCLEALEMQLDQTFEPLPPTVMADIGCGSGILAIASLLLGAQKAYAVDTSDLAVTATQRNAELNGIRADQLIVKQGSWEQVLELVDGLVCNILAPVIIEILPHLPAIVKPKGWGIFSGILLDQADRVAAQLEQQGWSLGSVWRRQEWCCLNARFERLPD
- the serA gene encoding phosphoglycerate dehydrogenase → MPKVLVSDPIEQVGLDLLAQVAQVDVKLGLSEAELIKIIPEYDALMIRSGTKVTKAVIEAANQLKIIGRAGVGVDNIDVPAATRKGIMVVNSPEGNTIAAAEHTLAMMLSLARHIPDANAAVKAGQWDRKRFTGVEIYKKTLGIIGLGKIGSHVATVARAMGMKLLAYDPYLSTERAEQLGCRLVELDVLFAESDFITLHLPKTPETQHLINAKTIAKMKPTARIINCARGGIIDEAALVEALKTGKLAGAALDVFETEPLEAESPLRALGMEAILTPHLGASTEEAQVNVAIDVAEQIRDVLLGLPARSAVNIPGLRPDVLEKLAPYMQLAETLGNLVGQLAGGRVESLEVRLQGELATNDSQPIVIAALKGLLSPALRERVNYVNAGLEAKERGIRVVETRDESQRDYAGSLTLIAKSPSETRSVSGALLAHSELRITSIDDFPISVAPTRYMLLTLHRDMPGIIGKIGTQLGSFNVNIASMQVGRKMVRGNAVMVISLDDPLPEGLLEEILKVPGIRDAYIVNL